From a region of the Phaseolus vulgaris cultivar G19833 chromosome 6, P. vulgaris v2.0, whole genome shotgun sequence genome:
- the LOC137831739 gene encoding uncharacterized protein, whose translation MVREVSESCVDSLLTEMVACYCNRFYANKPELAARRIEAIGYQVGHQLSERYTMERPRFTDHLEAIKFICKDFWSELFKKQIDNLKTNHRGTFVLQDNKFRWLARMSVDPSTDTPVEDSTSPTAENKAAQAMSMHLYFPCGIIRGALSNLGIPCAVSADISNLPACSFVVRIKA comes from the exons ATGGTTCGGGAAGTATCAGAGAGTTGCGTTGATAGCTTATTGACGGAGATGGTGGCGTGTTATTGCAATCGATTCTACGCCAACAAGCCCGAACTCGCTGCACGCAGGATCGAGGCCATTGGATATCAGGTCGGTCACCAGCTCTCTGAAAG GTATACCATGGAGCGGCCTCGGTTCACGGATCATCTGGAAGCAATCAAGTTCATCTGCAAGGATTTTTGGTCTGAGCTATTTAAGAAACAGATAGACAACTTGAAGACAAACCATAGG GGTACATTTGTGTTGCAAGATAATAAATTTCGCTGGCTTGCACGCATGTCAGTTGATCCATCCACTGATACTCCGGTTGAAGATAGTACTTCACCTACGGCTGAAAACAAGGCTGCACAAGCAATGAGCATGCATCTTTATTTCCCATGCGGGATCATTAGAGGAGCTCTTTCCAACTTGGGAATTCCTTGTGCAGTTTCTGCGGATATATCAAACCTTCCTGCAT GTTCATTTGTGGTCCGTATAAAAGCTTGA
- the LOC137831749 gene encoding acyl carrier protein 4, chloroplastic encodes MATNALSGTSLSMRSLTSQTQAFTSLSGQRSGLISSFGRKNVSFNFQPRQIRLQISCAAKADTVDKVCEIVKKQLAVAEGETVTAESTFQKLGADSLDTVEIVMALEEAFGIAIEEESAQTITTVQQAADLIEDIIDKKSS; translated from the exons ATGGCCACCAATGCACTCTCGGGGACATCACTCTCCATGCGATCTCTCACTTCTCAAACGCAG GCCTTCACCTCACTTTCAGGCCAGAGATCTGGTTTGATTTCCAGCTTTGGGAGAAAGAatgtttcttttaacttccagcCGCGACAAATTCGCCTTCAAATTTCCTGTGCT GCTAAAGCAGATACAGTAGATAAGGTGTGCGAAATAGTAAAGAAGCAGTTGGCCGTGGCTGAAGGTGAAACTGTGACCGCAGAATCAACATTTCAAAAACTTGGAGCTGATTCCCTTGACACG GTTGAGATCGTGATGGCACTCGAGGAAGCATTTGGTATCGCCATTGAGGAAGAGAGCGCACAGACCATCACTACAGTTCAGCAAGCTGCTGATCTTATCGAAGATATCATTGACAAGAAGAGTTCTTAG
- the LOC137831748 gene encoding protein CANDIDATE G-PROTEIN COUPLED RECEPTOR 2, protein MVPQSVISQVSDSRGVIATGSTHAFHDWLFACHGFWHNAILIIPSFIFLMYLTLQARHTFLKLSLARSYIIVSYNASLWLVTLLNLAWCFLQAWECTSRRELSWNLLSLFTTSGMLFLEVSLVAFLLQGNHAGGLEAMKRTFGISTLVVGLDILLKAIYLFVFGIPLFVDSNENTNHVKWNLLVVHKLLLTAVYGFIMFMYHSGWRETLPAKIAFYKYVAVMFIFNAAATLACGLTGNGVAFGFWLYRVAVVFYHAFYLPFLFTTFQTDFFQEENFHLENVYYSEMKDAGFFDTDWE, encoded by the exons ATGGTTCCACAGTCAGTGATATCGCAAGTCTCCGACTCACGTGGCGTGATAGCCACCGGTTCCACCCACGCGTTCCACGATTGGCTATTCGCATGTCACGGGTTCTGGCACAATGCCATTCTCATCATTCCCTCCTTCATTTTCCTCATGTACCTGACACTTCAAGCCAGACACACCTTCCTCAAACTCTCCCTTGCTCGCTCCTACATCATCGTTTCGTACAACGCATCGCTCTGGCTCGTCACACTTCTCAATCTCGCTTGGTGCTTTCTCCAG GCATGGGAGTGCACATCTAGAAGAGAGTTGTCATGGAACTTGCTGTCCTTGTTTACTACTTCCGGAATGCTGTTTTTGGAAGTGAGCTTGGTGGCTTTTTTACTTCAAGGAAATCATGCAGGTGGCTTAGAAGCAATGAAACGGACTTTTGGTATCTCAACGCTCGTTGTTGGCCTGGATATACTGTTGAAG GCTATATATCTTTTTGTATTTGGGATCCCACTATTCGTCGACAGCAATGAAAATACGAATCATGTGAAGTGGAACTTGTTGGTTGTACACAAGCTGTTGCTCACTGCTGTTTATGGCTTCATAATGTTCATGTACCATTCCGGATGGAGAGAAACGTTGCCTG CAAAAATTGCCTTTTACAAGTATGTTGCTGTCATGTTCATTTTTAATGCGGCTGCGACACTTGCTTGTGGGCTCACTGGAAATGGTGTTGCATTTGGTTTCTG GTTGTATCGTGTCGCAGTTGTCTTTTACCATGCATTTTACCTTCCTTTTTTGTTTACAACATTCCAAACAGACTTTTTTCAG GAAGAAAATTTTCATTTGGAAAACGTGTATTATTCCGAGATGAAAGATGCGGGTTTCTTCGACACGGATTGGGAATGA